A window of Phycodurus eques isolate BA_2022a chromosome 5, UOR_Pequ_1.1, whole genome shotgun sequence contains these coding sequences:
- the LOC133402833 gene encoding FYVE, RhoGEF and PH domain-containing protein 6-like isoform X2 — protein MKSGMHKPPLAPKPKLSQLQPGVPSPLAPRKNALSHQSPGSLRKMKPMLAPKPNPSKLNSKPGASKLRATTVGKSPQMVGLLNTQNGIQRDNKKPNWDYIIPICLCSQKNCRCIRDSHMNKTEEDFKALDEVKAEDNGKTTSPERKTDNAKREVTHASTANGHLENHQPPQETSSASDKNHNKNSNTSSSQIQVGSLHFRTVSREANANAITRDDAEHDPEEDANPSEQKQHPATPNKPIPVPVPQRPKNPWLARQEKVEEEREKSLIQEGRKVKELKVSSEGKGGASSSVSWTAGGKGASPSSARRPAPTPRKKPHLVTSPAASPLQNNVDEEDLGWDSNTCETELSVDKEDEEVEVERDARRDQEASDKDRTDSSFHSDVIDDHDGAVKLVPKKPRRNNSPMAWMKKTESLEVGEELKSGANVKNQKTVATDLPSLPVKMTADSTPTPTSGKQRPRSFSVADLVRSRGRSSSFRKLLDQKLSVMMLPKLMAKGSQTPQSGEQDIRQHLRSALGAEGEFSCPLVGLEQSVDGDERDVNYENVSYYEEISDYENVYFGGSEGSGAAWQSLYDDDGIYEEPEAYLSPDKNADYDRSSADEDVDDGGSDDDFTLPFSDDDDDDDGDDSSVSSQGDPEQSEENATQSGPRKTKTHHIATEIMTSEKVFVDVLKLLHVDFRDAVAEASRQNGKPVIEERLLDRILYYLPQLYELNRDLLQELHNRLAEWDENEQVADIFLKKGPYLKMYSTYIREFDKNAALLEEHSKKNAAFGAVVRQFEASPRCASLALKHYLLKPVQRIPQYQLLLRDYLKNLSKDSADYKDTQAALAVVKEVANHANDIMKQGDNFQKLIQVQCSLNGRHEIVRPGRTFLKEGLLNKLSRKVMQPRMFFLFNDTLLYATPVQSGQYKCKNMLSLAGMKVSKPSQEAHQNEFTIESVERSFILSASSASERDEWLEAISTAIGDYTKKKITFISGKSFDEVQLSDGASLGAKAPIWIPDPRATMCMVCTCEFTLTWRRHHCRACGKVVCQSCSSNKQSLEYLKNQLARVCDQCHMALREQKGEEDLSGAASPKASFAFSRKHRRIPAALKEVSAGTGNSSMSGYLQRSKGKKKQGKRLWFVIKDKVLYTYAASEDVAASESQPLLGFVLKVDSSQRLQFKLYHKNTPYYNFKADDVQTAQRWIDTFRESAVL, from the exons ATGAAGTCGG GCATGCACAAGCCACCTCTGGCCCCGAAACCCAAGCTATCCCAGCTCCAGCCGGGGGTGCCGTCTCCCTTGGCGCCCAGAAAAAATGCCCTGTCGCACCAGTCTCCCGGCTCCTTACGGAAGATGAAACCGATGCTGGCACCCAAACCCAACCCCTCCAAGCTAAACTCCAAACCAGGCGCTTCAAAGCTGCGGGCGACTACCGTCGGCAAATCCCCACAGATGGTTGGCCTCCTGAACACCCAAAATGGAATACAGCGTGACAACAAAAAGCCAAACTGGGATTACATTATTCCCATTTGTCTGTGTAGCCAGAAAAACTGCCGGTGCATCCGTGACAGTCACATGAACAAAACCGAGGAAGACTTCAAGGCTTTGGACGAGGTCAAAGCCGAGGACAATGGAAAGACCACATCTCCAGAGAGAAAGACTGACAATGCAAAAAGAGAAGTCACACATGCGTCAACTGCAAATGGTCATCTCGAAAACCACCAACCTCCCCAAGAGACTTCATCTGCTTCAGACAAGAACCACAACAAAAACTCAAATACCTCGAGTTCTCAGATTCAAGTTGGATCGCTTCATTTCAGAACTGTCAGCCGCGAGGCGAACGCTAATGCGATAACCCGGGACGACGCCGAGCATGATCCAGAGGAAGACGCAAATCCCTCTGAGCAAAAACAACACCCAGCCACCCCGAATAAGCCCATCCCTGTCCCGGTGCCACAGAGACCCAAAAACCCCTGGCTGGCCCGCCAGGAAaaggtggaggaggagagggagaAGAGTCTGATCCAGGAAGGGAGGAAAGTGAAAGAGTTGAAGGTGTCAAGTGAAGGGAAAGGCGGCGCTTCCTCATCTGTCAGTTGGACTGCTGGTGGAAAGGGAGCGTCGCCGTCATCTGCCAGAAGACCGGCCCCTACGCCCAGGAAAAAGCCTCATCTCGTTACAAGTCCCGCTGCGTCACCGCTCCAAAACAACGTGGACGAAGAAGACCTGGGCTGGGACAGCAACACCTGCGAAACGGAGCTATCCGTCGacaaggaggatgaggaggtggAAGTCGAGAGAGACGCAAGGCGTGATCAGGAAGCCTCCGACAAAGACCGGACAGATTCCAGTTTTCACTCCGACGTTATAGACGACCACGACGGAGCAGTCAAGCTAGTTCCCAAGAAGCCGCGAAGAAACAACAGCCCCATGGCGTGGATGAAGAAGACGGAATCTCTTGAAGTCGGAGAAGAGCTGAAATCAGGAGCTAATGTGAAAAATCAGAAGACCGTCGCGACAGATCTTCCTTCGCTTCCGGTAAAGATGACAGCTGACAGCACCCCAACGCCAACCTCGGGCAAACAGAGACCCAGGTCCTTCTCCGTTGCGGACTTGGTCCGCTCCCGAGGAAGGAGTAGCTCTTTCAGGAAGCTTCTGGATCAGAAGCTCTCTGTCATGATGCTGCCAAAGCTCATGGCTAAAGGATCCCAGACGCCGCAGTCCGGCGAGCAGGACATACGGCAGCATCTCCGCAGCGCTCTCGGGGCGGAAGGCGAGTTCTCTTGCCCTCTGGTCGGACTGGAACAAAGCGTAGACGGAGACGAGCGGGACGTTAACTATGAGAACGTTTCCTACTACGAGGAGATATCAGACTACGAGAACGTCTACTTCGGCGGCTCAGAGGGTTCCGGCGCCGCCTGGCAGAGTTTGTACGACGACGACGGCATTTATGAGGAGCCAGAGGCGTATTTGTCCCCGGATAAAAACGCTGACTATGACAG AAGTTCTGCGGACGAAGACGTGGACGATGGCGGGTCGGACGACGACTTCACGCTGCCTTTctcggacgacgacgacgacgacgacggagACGACAGCTCGGTCTCAAGTCAAGGCGACCCCGAGCAGTCCGAGGAAAATGCG ACGCAAAGTGGCCCCCGAAAGACCAAGACCCATCACATCGCCACTGAGATTATGACCTCTGAGAAAGT GTTCGTTGATGTCCTGAAGCTGCTTCACGTC GACTTCCGCGACGCCGTGGCCGAAGCCTCTCGTCAAAACGGCAAACCCGTGATCGAGGAGCGTCTGCTCGACCGGATCTTGTACTACCTCCCGCAACTCTACGAACTCAACCGGGATTTGCTGCAAGAGCTGCACAATCGACTGGCCGAATG GGATGAAAACGAGCAGGTGGCCGACATCTTCCTGAAGAAAGGTCCCTATCTGAAGATGTACTCCACATACATCCGGGAGTTCGACAAGAATGCGGCTCTACTGGAAGAGCACAGCAAGAAGAACGCGGCCTTCGGTGCCGTCGTGCGACAATTCGAG GCCAGCCCGCGTTGCGCCAGCTTGGCTCTGAAGCACTACCTCCTCAAGCCCGTCCAAAGAATTCCTCAGTACCAGCTCCTGCTCAGAG ACTATTTGAAAAATCTGTCCAAAGACTCGGCCGACTACAAGGACACGCAAG CTGCTCTTGCTGTTGTTAAAGAGGTTGCGAATCACGCCAACGACATCATGAAGCAAGGG GACAACTTCCAGAAGCTGATTCAGGTGCAGTGCAGCCTGAACGGCCGTCACGAGATCGTCCGGCCCGGCCGG ACATTCCTGAAGGAGGGCCTCCTCAACAAGCTGTCCAGGAAAGTCATGCAGCCCAGAATGTTCTTCCTG TTCAACGACACGCTGCTGTACGCCACTCCCGTTCAGTCGGGCCagtacaagtgtaaaaacatgTTGTCTCTGGCGGGGATGAAG GTGAGCAAACCGAGCCAAGAGGCCCACCAGAACGAGTTTACCATCGAGAGCGTGGAGCGCTCCTTCATTCTCTCCGCAAG TTCGGCGTCGGAGAGAGACGAGTGGCTCGAGGCCATTTCCACAGCCATCGGCGATTACACCAAGAAAAAGATCACGTTCATATCTGGAAAGTCCTTCGACGAG GTCCAACTGAGCGACGGCGCTTCTTTGGGCGCCAAGGCGCCGATATGGATCCCGGACCCACGCGCCACCATGTGTATGGTCTGCACCTGCGAGTTCACCCTGACGTGGAGGCGGCACCACTGTCGAGCCTGCGGCAAG GTGGTGTGCCAATCCTGTTCCTCCAACAAGCAAAGCCTCGAGTACCTCAAGAACCAGTTGGCGAGAGTGTGCGACCAGTGTCACATGGCGCTGCGGGAGCAGAAAG GCGAAGAGGATCTCTCTGGAGCGGCGTCTCCCAAAGCCTCCTTTGCGTTCTCTCGTAAACACAGGCGGATACCGGCGGCGCTCAAAGAG GTGTCCGCCGGCACGGGCAACTCCTCCATGAGCGGCTATTTGCAGCGGTCCAAGGGCAAAAAGAAGCAGGGGAAGCGCTTGTGGTTTGTGATCAAAGATAAGGTTCTGTACACCTACGCTGCCAGCGAG GATGTCGCCGCCTCGGAGAGTCAACCGCTTTTAGGTTTCGTCCTAAAAGTCGACTCGTCGCAAAGGTTACAGTTCAAGCTTTACCACAAAAACACCCCGTACTACAATTTCAAAGCCGACGACGTCCAAACGGCCCAGAG GTGGATCGACACATTCCGAGAATCGGCCGTACTTTAG
- the LOC133402833 gene encoding FYVE, RhoGEF and PH domain-containing protein 6-like isoform X3, whose translation MKSGMHKPPLAPKPKLSQLQPGVPSPLAPRKNALSHQSPGSLRKMKPMLAPKPNPSKLNSKPGASKLRATTVGKSPQMVGLLNTQNGIQRDNKKPNWDYIIPICLCSQKNCRCIRDSHMNKTEEDFKALDEVKAEDNGKTTSPERKTDNAKREVTHASTANGHLENHQPPQETSSASDKNHNKNSNTSSSQIQVGSLHFRTVSREANANAITRDDAEHDPEEDANPSEQKQHPATPNKPIPVPVPQRPKNPWLARQEKVEEEREKSLIQEGRKVKELKVSSEGKGGASSSVSWTAGGKGASPSSARRPAPTPRKKPHLVTSPAASPLQNNVDEEDLGWDSNTCETELSVDKEDEEVEVERDARRDQEASDKDRTDSSFHSDVIDDHDGAVKLVPKKPRRNNSPMAWMKKTESLEVGEELKSGANVKNQKTVATDLPSLPVKMTADSTPTPTSGKQRPRSFSVADLVRSRGRSSSFRKLLDQKLSVMMLPKLMAKGSQTPQSGEQDIRQHLRSALGAEGEFSCPLVGLEQSVDGDERDVNYENVSYYEEISDYENVYFGGSEGSGAAWQSLYDDDGIYEEPEAYLSPDKNADYDRSSADEDVDDGGSDDDFTLPFSDDDDDDDGDDSSVSSQGDPEQSEENATQSGPRKTKTHHIATEIMTSEKVFVDVLKLLHVDFRDAVAEASRQNGKPVIEERLLDRILYYLPQLYELNRDLLQELHNRLAEWDENEQVADIFLKKGPYLKMYSTYIREFDKNAALLEEHSKKNAAFGAVVRQFEASPRCASLALKHYLLKPVQRIPQYQLLLRDYLKNLSKDSADYKDTQAALAVVKEVANHANDIMKQGDNFQKLIQVQCSLNGRHEIVRPGRTFLKEGLLNKLSRKVMQPRMFFLFNDTLLYATPVQSGQYKCKNMLSLAGMKVSKPSQEAHQNEFTIESVERSFILSASSASERDEWLEAISTAIGDYTKKKITFISGKSFDEVQLSDGASLGAKAPIWIPDPRATMCMVCTCEFTLTWRRHHCRACGKVVCQSCSSNKQSLEYLKNQLARVCDQCHMALREQKGEEDLSGAASPKASFAFSRKHRRIPAALKEVSAGTGNSSMSGYLQRSKGKKKQGKRLWFVIKDKVLYTYAASELQSFPSCRMSPPRRVNRF comes from the exons ATGAAGTCGG GCATGCACAAGCCACCTCTGGCCCCGAAACCCAAGCTATCCCAGCTCCAGCCGGGGGTGCCGTCTCCCTTGGCGCCCAGAAAAAATGCCCTGTCGCACCAGTCTCCCGGCTCCTTACGGAAGATGAAACCGATGCTGGCACCCAAACCCAACCCCTCCAAGCTAAACTCCAAACCAGGCGCTTCAAAGCTGCGGGCGACTACCGTCGGCAAATCCCCACAGATGGTTGGCCTCCTGAACACCCAAAATGGAATACAGCGTGACAACAAAAAGCCAAACTGGGATTACATTATTCCCATTTGTCTGTGTAGCCAGAAAAACTGCCGGTGCATCCGTGACAGTCACATGAACAAAACCGAGGAAGACTTCAAGGCTTTGGACGAGGTCAAAGCCGAGGACAATGGAAAGACCACATCTCCAGAGAGAAAGACTGACAATGCAAAAAGAGAAGTCACACATGCGTCAACTGCAAATGGTCATCTCGAAAACCACCAACCTCCCCAAGAGACTTCATCTGCTTCAGACAAGAACCACAACAAAAACTCAAATACCTCGAGTTCTCAGATTCAAGTTGGATCGCTTCATTTCAGAACTGTCAGCCGCGAGGCGAACGCTAATGCGATAACCCGGGACGACGCCGAGCATGATCCAGAGGAAGACGCAAATCCCTCTGAGCAAAAACAACACCCAGCCACCCCGAATAAGCCCATCCCTGTCCCGGTGCCACAGAGACCCAAAAACCCCTGGCTGGCCCGCCAGGAAaaggtggaggaggagagggagaAGAGTCTGATCCAGGAAGGGAGGAAAGTGAAAGAGTTGAAGGTGTCAAGTGAAGGGAAAGGCGGCGCTTCCTCATCTGTCAGTTGGACTGCTGGTGGAAAGGGAGCGTCGCCGTCATCTGCCAGAAGACCGGCCCCTACGCCCAGGAAAAAGCCTCATCTCGTTACAAGTCCCGCTGCGTCACCGCTCCAAAACAACGTGGACGAAGAAGACCTGGGCTGGGACAGCAACACCTGCGAAACGGAGCTATCCGTCGacaaggaggatgaggaggtggAAGTCGAGAGAGACGCAAGGCGTGATCAGGAAGCCTCCGACAAAGACCGGACAGATTCCAGTTTTCACTCCGACGTTATAGACGACCACGACGGAGCAGTCAAGCTAGTTCCCAAGAAGCCGCGAAGAAACAACAGCCCCATGGCGTGGATGAAGAAGACGGAATCTCTTGAAGTCGGAGAAGAGCTGAAATCAGGAGCTAATGTGAAAAATCAGAAGACCGTCGCGACAGATCTTCCTTCGCTTCCGGTAAAGATGACAGCTGACAGCACCCCAACGCCAACCTCGGGCAAACAGAGACCCAGGTCCTTCTCCGTTGCGGACTTGGTCCGCTCCCGAGGAAGGAGTAGCTCTTTCAGGAAGCTTCTGGATCAGAAGCTCTCTGTCATGATGCTGCCAAAGCTCATGGCTAAAGGATCCCAGACGCCGCAGTCCGGCGAGCAGGACATACGGCAGCATCTCCGCAGCGCTCTCGGGGCGGAAGGCGAGTTCTCTTGCCCTCTGGTCGGACTGGAACAAAGCGTAGACGGAGACGAGCGGGACGTTAACTATGAGAACGTTTCCTACTACGAGGAGATATCAGACTACGAGAACGTCTACTTCGGCGGCTCAGAGGGTTCCGGCGCCGCCTGGCAGAGTTTGTACGACGACGACGGCATTTATGAGGAGCCAGAGGCGTATTTGTCCCCGGATAAAAACGCTGACTATGACAG AAGTTCTGCGGACGAAGACGTGGACGATGGCGGGTCGGACGACGACTTCACGCTGCCTTTctcggacgacgacgacgacgacgacggagACGACAGCTCGGTCTCAAGTCAAGGCGACCCCGAGCAGTCCGAGGAAAATGCG ACGCAAAGTGGCCCCCGAAAGACCAAGACCCATCACATCGCCACTGAGATTATGACCTCTGAGAAAGT GTTCGTTGATGTCCTGAAGCTGCTTCACGTC GACTTCCGCGACGCCGTGGCCGAAGCCTCTCGTCAAAACGGCAAACCCGTGATCGAGGAGCGTCTGCTCGACCGGATCTTGTACTACCTCCCGCAACTCTACGAACTCAACCGGGATTTGCTGCAAGAGCTGCACAATCGACTGGCCGAATG GGATGAAAACGAGCAGGTGGCCGACATCTTCCTGAAGAAAGGTCCCTATCTGAAGATGTACTCCACATACATCCGGGAGTTCGACAAGAATGCGGCTCTACTGGAAGAGCACAGCAAGAAGAACGCGGCCTTCGGTGCCGTCGTGCGACAATTCGAG GCCAGCCCGCGTTGCGCCAGCTTGGCTCTGAAGCACTACCTCCTCAAGCCCGTCCAAAGAATTCCTCAGTACCAGCTCCTGCTCAGAG ACTATTTGAAAAATCTGTCCAAAGACTCGGCCGACTACAAGGACACGCAAG CTGCTCTTGCTGTTGTTAAAGAGGTTGCGAATCACGCCAACGACATCATGAAGCAAGGG GACAACTTCCAGAAGCTGATTCAGGTGCAGTGCAGCCTGAACGGCCGTCACGAGATCGTCCGGCCCGGCCGG ACATTCCTGAAGGAGGGCCTCCTCAACAAGCTGTCCAGGAAAGTCATGCAGCCCAGAATGTTCTTCCTG TTCAACGACACGCTGCTGTACGCCACTCCCGTTCAGTCGGGCCagtacaagtgtaaaaacatgTTGTCTCTGGCGGGGATGAAG GTGAGCAAACCGAGCCAAGAGGCCCACCAGAACGAGTTTACCATCGAGAGCGTGGAGCGCTCCTTCATTCTCTCCGCAAG TTCGGCGTCGGAGAGAGACGAGTGGCTCGAGGCCATTTCCACAGCCATCGGCGATTACACCAAGAAAAAGATCACGTTCATATCTGGAAAGTCCTTCGACGAG GTCCAACTGAGCGACGGCGCTTCTTTGGGCGCCAAGGCGCCGATATGGATCCCGGACCCACGCGCCACCATGTGTATGGTCTGCACCTGCGAGTTCACCCTGACGTGGAGGCGGCACCACTGTCGAGCCTGCGGCAAG GTGGTGTGCCAATCCTGTTCCTCCAACAAGCAAAGCCTCGAGTACCTCAAGAACCAGTTGGCGAGAGTGTGCGACCAGTGTCACATGGCGCTGCGGGAGCAGAAAG GCGAAGAGGATCTCTCTGGAGCGGCGTCTCCCAAAGCCTCCTTTGCGTTCTCTCGTAAACACAGGCGGATACCGGCGGCGCTCAAAGAG GTGTCCGCCGGCACGGGCAACTCCTCCATGAGCGGCTATTTGCAGCGGTCCAAGGGCAAAAAGAAGCAGGGGAAGCGCTTGTGGTTTGTGATCAAAGATAAGGTTCTGTACACCTACGCTGCCAGCGAG TTGCAATCCTTTCCGTCATGCAGGATGTCGCCGCCTCGGAGAGTCAACCGCTTTTAG
- the LOC133402833 gene encoding FYVE, RhoGEF and PH domain-containing protein 6-like isoform X1, which yields MKSGMHKPPLAPKPKLSQLQPGVPSPLAPRKNALSHQSPGSLRKMKPMLAPKPNPSKLNSKPGASKLRATTVGKSPQMVGLLNTQNGIQRDNKKPNWDYIIPICLCSQKNCRCIRDSHMNKTEEDFKALDEVKAEDNGKTTSPERKTDNAKREVTHASTANGHLENHQPPQETSSASDKNHNKNSNTSSSQIQVGSLHFRTVSREANANAITRDDAEHDPEEDANPSEQKQHPATPNKPIPVPVPQRPKNPWLARQEKVEEEREKSLIQEGRKVKELKVSSEGKGGASSSVSWTAGGKGASPSSARRPAPTPRKKPHLVTSPAASPLQNNVDEEDLGWDSNTCETELSVDKEDEEVEVERDARRDQEASDKDRTDSSFHSDVIDDHDGAVKLVPKKPRRNNSPMAWMKKTESLEVGEELKSGANVKNQKTVATDLPSLPVKMTADSTPTPTSGKQRPRSFSVADLVRSRGRSSSFRKLLDQKLSVMMLPKLMAKGSQTPQSGEQDIRQHLRSALGAEGEFSCPLVGLEQSVDGDERDVNYENVSYYEEISDYENVYFGGSEGSGAAWQSLYDDDGIYEEPEAYLSPDKNADYDRSSADEDVDDGGSDDDFTLPFSDDDDDDDGDDSSVSSQGDPEQSEENATQSGPRKTKTHHIATEIMTSEKVFVDVLKLLHVDFRDAVAEASRQNGKPVIEERLLDRILYYLPQLYELNRDLLQELHNRLAEWDENEQVADIFLKKGPYLKMYSTYIREFDKNAALLEEHSKKNAAFGAVVRQFEASPRCASLALKHYLLKPVQRIPQYQLLLRDYLKNLSKDSADYKDTQAALAVVKEVANHANDIMKQGDNFQKLIQVQCSLNGRHEIVRPGRTFLKEGLLNKLSRKVMQPRMFFLFNDTLLYATPVQSGQYKCKNMLSLAGMKVSKPSQEAHQNEFTIESVERSFILSASSASERDEWLEAISTAIGDYTKKKITFISGKSFDEVQLSDGASLGAKAPIWIPDPRATMCMVCTCEFTLTWRRHHCRACGKVVCQSCSSNKQSLEYLKNQLARVCDQCHMALREQKGTVPHRFEPRIHRDGSRSCNAGEEDLSGAASPKASFAFSRKHRRIPAALKEVSAGTGNSSMSGYLQRSKGKKKQGKRLWFVIKDKVLYTYAASEDVAASESQPLLGFVLKVDSSQRLQFKLYHKNTPYYNFKADDVQTAQRWIDTFRESAVL from the exons ATGAAGTCGG GCATGCACAAGCCACCTCTGGCCCCGAAACCCAAGCTATCCCAGCTCCAGCCGGGGGTGCCGTCTCCCTTGGCGCCCAGAAAAAATGCCCTGTCGCACCAGTCTCCCGGCTCCTTACGGAAGATGAAACCGATGCTGGCACCCAAACCCAACCCCTCCAAGCTAAACTCCAAACCAGGCGCTTCAAAGCTGCGGGCGACTACCGTCGGCAAATCCCCACAGATGGTTGGCCTCCTGAACACCCAAAATGGAATACAGCGTGACAACAAAAAGCCAAACTGGGATTACATTATTCCCATTTGTCTGTGTAGCCAGAAAAACTGCCGGTGCATCCGTGACAGTCACATGAACAAAACCGAGGAAGACTTCAAGGCTTTGGACGAGGTCAAAGCCGAGGACAATGGAAAGACCACATCTCCAGAGAGAAAGACTGACAATGCAAAAAGAGAAGTCACACATGCGTCAACTGCAAATGGTCATCTCGAAAACCACCAACCTCCCCAAGAGACTTCATCTGCTTCAGACAAGAACCACAACAAAAACTCAAATACCTCGAGTTCTCAGATTCAAGTTGGATCGCTTCATTTCAGAACTGTCAGCCGCGAGGCGAACGCTAATGCGATAACCCGGGACGACGCCGAGCATGATCCAGAGGAAGACGCAAATCCCTCTGAGCAAAAACAACACCCAGCCACCCCGAATAAGCCCATCCCTGTCCCGGTGCCACAGAGACCCAAAAACCCCTGGCTGGCCCGCCAGGAAaaggtggaggaggagagggagaAGAGTCTGATCCAGGAAGGGAGGAAAGTGAAAGAGTTGAAGGTGTCAAGTGAAGGGAAAGGCGGCGCTTCCTCATCTGTCAGTTGGACTGCTGGTGGAAAGGGAGCGTCGCCGTCATCTGCCAGAAGACCGGCCCCTACGCCCAGGAAAAAGCCTCATCTCGTTACAAGTCCCGCTGCGTCACCGCTCCAAAACAACGTGGACGAAGAAGACCTGGGCTGGGACAGCAACACCTGCGAAACGGAGCTATCCGTCGacaaggaggatgaggaggtggAAGTCGAGAGAGACGCAAGGCGTGATCAGGAAGCCTCCGACAAAGACCGGACAGATTCCAGTTTTCACTCCGACGTTATAGACGACCACGACGGAGCAGTCAAGCTAGTTCCCAAGAAGCCGCGAAGAAACAACAGCCCCATGGCGTGGATGAAGAAGACGGAATCTCTTGAAGTCGGAGAAGAGCTGAAATCAGGAGCTAATGTGAAAAATCAGAAGACCGTCGCGACAGATCTTCCTTCGCTTCCGGTAAAGATGACAGCTGACAGCACCCCAACGCCAACCTCGGGCAAACAGAGACCCAGGTCCTTCTCCGTTGCGGACTTGGTCCGCTCCCGAGGAAGGAGTAGCTCTTTCAGGAAGCTTCTGGATCAGAAGCTCTCTGTCATGATGCTGCCAAAGCTCATGGCTAAAGGATCCCAGACGCCGCAGTCCGGCGAGCAGGACATACGGCAGCATCTCCGCAGCGCTCTCGGGGCGGAAGGCGAGTTCTCTTGCCCTCTGGTCGGACTGGAACAAAGCGTAGACGGAGACGAGCGGGACGTTAACTATGAGAACGTTTCCTACTACGAGGAGATATCAGACTACGAGAACGTCTACTTCGGCGGCTCAGAGGGTTCCGGCGCCGCCTGGCAGAGTTTGTACGACGACGACGGCATTTATGAGGAGCCAGAGGCGTATTTGTCCCCGGATAAAAACGCTGACTATGACAG AAGTTCTGCGGACGAAGACGTGGACGATGGCGGGTCGGACGACGACTTCACGCTGCCTTTctcggacgacgacgacgacgacgacggagACGACAGCTCGGTCTCAAGTCAAGGCGACCCCGAGCAGTCCGAGGAAAATGCG ACGCAAAGTGGCCCCCGAAAGACCAAGACCCATCACATCGCCACTGAGATTATGACCTCTGAGAAAGT GTTCGTTGATGTCCTGAAGCTGCTTCACGTC GACTTCCGCGACGCCGTGGCCGAAGCCTCTCGTCAAAACGGCAAACCCGTGATCGAGGAGCGTCTGCTCGACCGGATCTTGTACTACCTCCCGCAACTCTACGAACTCAACCGGGATTTGCTGCAAGAGCTGCACAATCGACTGGCCGAATG GGATGAAAACGAGCAGGTGGCCGACATCTTCCTGAAGAAAGGTCCCTATCTGAAGATGTACTCCACATACATCCGGGAGTTCGACAAGAATGCGGCTCTACTGGAAGAGCACAGCAAGAAGAACGCGGCCTTCGGTGCCGTCGTGCGACAATTCGAG GCCAGCCCGCGTTGCGCCAGCTTGGCTCTGAAGCACTACCTCCTCAAGCCCGTCCAAAGAATTCCTCAGTACCAGCTCCTGCTCAGAG ACTATTTGAAAAATCTGTCCAAAGACTCGGCCGACTACAAGGACACGCAAG CTGCTCTTGCTGTTGTTAAAGAGGTTGCGAATCACGCCAACGACATCATGAAGCAAGGG GACAACTTCCAGAAGCTGATTCAGGTGCAGTGCAGCCTGAACGGCCGTCACGAGATCGTCCGGCCCGGCCGG ACATTCCTGAAGGAGGGCCTCCTCAACAAGCTGTCCAGGAAAGTCATGCAGCCCAGAATGTTCTTCCTG TTCAACGACACGCTGCTGTACGCCACTCCCGTTCAGTCGGGCCagtacaagtgtaaaaacatgTTGTCTCTGGCGGGGATGAAG GTGAGCAAACCGAGCCAAGAGGCCCACCAGAACGAGTTTACCATCGAGAGCGTGGAGCGCTCCTTCATTCTCTCCGCAAG TTCGGCGTCGGAGAGAGACGAGTGGCTCGAGGCCATTTCCACAGCCATCGGCGATTACACCAAGAAAAAGATCACGTTCATATCTGGAAAGTCCTTCGACGAG GTCCAACTGAGCGACGGCGCTTCTTTGGGCGCCAAGGCGCCGATATGGATCCCGGACCCACGCGCCACCATGTGTATGGTCTGCACCTGCGAGTTCACCCTGACGTGGAGGCGGCACCACTGTCGAGCCTGCGGCAAG GTGGTGTGCCAATCCTGTTCCTCCAACAAGCAAAGCCTCGAGTACCTCAAGAACCAGTTGGCGAGAGTGTGCGACCAGTGTCACATGGCGCTGCGGGAGCAGAAAGGTACGGTTCCTCACCGCTTCGAACCCCGAATTCACCGTGACGGCTCTCGTTCGTGCAACGCAGGCGAAGAGGATCTCTCTGGAGCGGCGTCTCCCAAAGCCTCCTTTGCGTTCTCTCGTAAACACAGGCGGATACCGGCGGCGCTCAAAGAG GTGTCCGCCGGCACGGGCAACTCCTCCATGAGCGGCTATTTGCAGCGGTCCAAGGGCAAAAAGAAGCAGGGGAAGCGCTTGTGGTTTGTGATCAAAGATAAGGTTCTGTACACCTACGCTGCCAGCGAG GATGTCGCCGCCTCGGAGAGTCAACCGCTTTTAGGTTTCGTCCTAAAAGTCGACTCGTCGCAAAGGTTACAGTTCAAGCTTTACCACAAAAACACCCCGTACTACAATTTCAAAGCCGACGACGTCCAAACGGCCCAGAG GTGGATCGACACATTCCGAGAATCGGCCGTACTTTAG